The following is a genomic window from Synechococcus sp. JA-2-3B'a(2-13).
AGGGGTTCGAGAGCAAACGAAGTCACCTCTGGGTAGCCCGCCCCGGCAACGGGTTGTTCGGCAACGGCGCCCAACAGCAAAGAGTGGGTGAGAGGCTCTGCCACAATCGCCTGCAGCGAATAGGTGGATCCCGGTTTGACCACCTCCGGCAGGTTCAAGGTGACGGTGGGAGGGGCAGATCCAGAGGTGAGGGTGCTGGCCTCCCGCAGCACTTCTTGGTCAATCAACAGCAGTTGTCCGGGATTGGCTGGATCCGGGCGATAGCGATTGCGCACCAGGGCAGAGGCTTCTACCTGAAAGTCCCCCCGCACCGAGGATTGGGATCCCTCTACTTGGCTGAGAATATCGGCAACAATCTCAGGGCCCACCTGCCGCCAGGAGAGGATCTGGGCCGAATAGGTGAGTTCAGGATGAGAGCTCCACAGCTTGCGGATGGCACCTTCCACCTCTTCCCGGTCCAGCCCATCTCGGTGGCGGAAGTCGGGGCTGTAGCCGGCCATCACCCCTGGCAAATCCCGCCGGTTGGCGGCGGCCACCTGCTGGCTTAGCCACTCCACCAGGGCGGCTGGCGGTGGGCTGGAAACTTGCCGCTGGATCCCACTTTCTAGGGGCATCGGGGCAGCTTGGGCCCAAGCCGAGGACTCCGTCCGGCTGACGTGACCGGCTGTCAATCCAAGGGGGATGCTCCAGCTCACGGCCAGAGCAAGGGGCCAAAGCAGTTGCGGAAAGTTAGATCGGGATTTCAAGCCATGGGCCTCCAGCCGGCAAATCTGGATCCCAGTCTAGCCTTAGGGCAGTTGGGATCCCAAAGTCCAGACCAGATAAGATCGATTGGAATAAGCTTTGGCTCATAGCGCCTGTTCTCCATGGCTCCCCAGCACTCTCCAGCTTTCTTGGCCCTGGTCAACGAGGCCAAAAGCCGCATCCAAGAACTGACAGTCGAGCAGGTCAGGCAAAAACAACTGCAAGGGGATCCCTTCTATTTTGTGGATGTGCGGGAAGAGTCGGAGTGGCAAGCCGGCCACGCTGCCGGAGCCATCCACTTGAGCAAAGGGATCATTGAGCGGGACATCGAGAGGGTGATCCCCGACAAAGAAGCGGAGATCGTCCTGTACTGCGGCGGCGGGTTTCGTTCGGCGTTGGCAGCCGATAATCTACAGAAAATGGGCTATCGTCGGGTGATCTCGATGGATGGGGGCATGCGGGCTTGGCGGGAAGCGGGTTTTCCTGAGGAGCGCTAGAGCTGGCGGATTTCTTCCCTCACCCATAGGAAGAGGGAGGTATTGGCTGCTATCTGGCTGCTATCTGAAATGGCCGACCACTGAAGGCGGGAAGTGGGGGCGGCCCAACCTTGTTTAGAATGGCGATAGCCTGGCCGTTTAGCTTTACCCCTCTGCCATGCTCCAAACCCTGCCCCGCCTGGATGTTGCTGCCCGTTTGCAGCAGTTGCGCCAGCTTCTGCGAGAACAAGATCTGGATGGCTTTTGGGTTCCCTCTGCTGATGAGCATCTCAATGAGTATTTGCCGGAACATCGCAAGCGGCGTCAGTGGATCACAGGCTTTACCGGCTCGGTGGGGGATGCCTTGATCACCCGGGACAGGGCTTGGCTGTGGGTAGATCCCCGCTATCACGAACAGGCGGAGCGGGAGGTGGATCCCAATCTATTGACAGTGATCAAAGGAGGTCTGCCGAATCAGCCCAGCCTGATGGAGATTGTGGAGGAGCTGGGATCCGGCTTTCGCCTGGGGGTGGATCCCTTTACGGTGGCGGTGGCCACCTATCGCCAGTTGCAGGCCCATGCCCAAGCGGGAGGGGTGCTTTTGATCCCGGTCATGGAAAACTTGGTGGATAAGCTGGCTCAGGGATCCGCTCCTGTCGCTCCCTTTGACCGGCCCATTGACTCGGTACCCACCCACCTAAGCGGGGCCACCCCTGCAGAAAAGCTGGCCCAAGTCCGGCAGGAGATGCGCCGCAAGCGGGTGGGACTGTTGCCCCTGACCAAATTGGATCAGGTGGCCTGGCTGTTTAACCTGCGGGGATCCGACATCCCCTACAACCCAGTGTTTTGGGCCTATGCTTTGGTCAGCCTAGATAGAGCGGCTCTATTCACAGATCTGGAGCGGCTCAGTCCCCCATCTCGGCAATTTCTGGCAGAAGCCGGGGTGGAACTCTGGCCCTACGAGACCTACAGCCAACAACTGCCCCAATGGGCCAAGAGCTACGCGCCGGTGGGCTTGGATCCCAAGCAGACCACCCAGGGCACCCAGGAGCTGCTGCAGGATGCGAGCTGCCGCGAGCTGGAGCACCCAGTAGAAGCCCTCAAGGCCGTGAAAAACCCCACCGAGCTGGAGCAAATGCGCCGCGCCAACCGCAAAGCCAGCCGGGCCAAGATCCGTACCCTGGCCTGGATCGACCGGCAAATCCAACAGGGGATCCCCATCAGCGAAGCCGACGTGGCCGCCATCATGGAGGCCCACTACCGGGAGGAAGGGGAGTGGGTGGGCCTGAGCTTTAACACCATTGCCGGCGCCGGCGCCAACAGCTCCATCATCCACTACAGCACTCCGGATCCCCAAAAGCTGCTGCAGCCGGGCGAACTGTTTTTGTTGGACTCCGGATCCCACTACTTGGGGGGCACCACCGACGATACCCGCACCGTTTGGATTGGCCCGCAACCCGCGGATCCCTTGTGCAAGCGGCGCTATACCGAGGTGCTCAAGGCCCACATTCAATGCGCCCGCCAGATCTTCCCCCCCGACACCTATGGAGTCTCGTTGGATGGGATCGCCCGCTCCACCCTTTGGCAGGCCGGGCTGGACTATGGCCATGGCACCGGCCACGGTGTCGGCGCCTTTTTGAACGTCCACGAGGGGCCCAACGGGATCCACCGCCGCGCCAGCACCCCTCTCAAAGTGGGCATGATCAACAGCATCGAGCCGGGCTACTACCAGCCGGGATGGGGTGGGATCCGCCTGGAGAACCTCTACGAGGTGATTGCGATTCCCGAGCCGGAGGGCTGGATGGGCTTTCGCTCCCTAACTTGGATCCCTTTTGATGGGCGCTTAATCGATTGGGAACTGTTGAACGAGGCGCAGCGAGCCTGGCTGGACGAGTATCACCGGCAGGTTTACGTCATGCACTACGCCACCTTGCCAGAACAGGATGCCGCCTGGTTACGACGCGCCTGCGGACTGAGCTGATGTACTCGCGCAAGCGTTGCGCGGCGATTACAGATCCCCTGGCAAAGAACGCAGGAAGGATCCCCGCAGTTGACCACATGCGGCATTGCCATCCAAGCCACGGGTTTGGCGCACAGTGGCCCGCACTTGGTGCTGTTCGAGCTGGCGGACGAACTCTCTGACCCGTGTCGGGTGGGGGCGTTGATAGTCAGCTTCAGAGATGGGGTTGTAAGGGATCAGGTTCACGTGCAGTTGTACCCCTGACCGGCTGGCCTGCTGCAGCAATTGCGCCAGTTGGCGGGCATGAATGGGCAGGTCGTTGACCCCCGATAGCAGGGTATATTCAAAACTGACTCGCCGCCCGGTGCGCAGCATGTAGTCGCGGCAATCCTGGATCAGAGTGTCCAGAGGGTAGTGGGATGCCGAAGGGATCAACCGTTGCCGCAGGTCTTGATTGGGGGCATGCAAGCTGACGGCCAGGGTAACTTGCAGATCCTGCTGCGCCAGCCAGGCAATTTGCCGGGGTACCCCCACCGTCGAGAGGGTGATATGCCGTTGGCCGATGCCGATATCTTGATTCAGGCTGCGGATGGCTTGTACTACCGTATCGCGGTTGAGCAGGGGTTCCCCCATGCCCATAAAGACCACATGGCTGACGCGACGGCCAAAATCTTCCTGCACCGTCAACACCTGATCCAGAATCTCGTGCAGCTCTAGGTTGCGCCGGTAGCCCATCTTGCCGGTGGCACAGAAATCGCAGGCCATCGGGCAGCCCACCTGAGAAGAGACGCAGACCGTCAGACGCTTGGCCGTTGGGATCCCTACCGTTTCGATCAACTGCCCATCCGCCAACCCCAGCAGAAACTTCACAGTACCATCGCGGGCCTCTGTCCGCTGCACAATGCGCGAGCGTCCCACTGGGTAGCTTTGCACCGCCTCTCGCCAAGCCCTAGGAAACACCGTCACCTGTTCCAGGGAGCGGATCCCTTTTTGGTAGATCCAAGCATGCAGTTGTTGCCCGCGATAGGCCGGCTGTCCTTGGGCAACCGCCCAGTCTTTCAGAGCAGACAAGGATTGCCCCAGCAGCGGAATGGGTAGGGCCGACATCAATACCATCTTAGACGAGATCTCAAGAGGCACAGGAGTCCGGCTCCTCTACTCTAGCCTGTCCCTGCAACCCAATCCCCTTCAAGAACTCCGTCCGAGTGGCGCGAACGGCCTCGTCGCCACAGGGTTGCGGTTCCCCTGCCCATGGCAACAACTCCGCCAGAGACAGGGCGGGTGACGGTAAGCAACAATGCTCTCTTAAATCCCTTAAATTCCCTTAAATCAAGTTGCCCAAGGGCTTTTCCACCCCGCACTCAAGTACAGGGCTACCAAGCTATTCCCTGGTGTAGTTTTGTAGAGTGTGTTATGGAGTGCGCCATCGGGACGGAGTCCCTGACAGTTGGACAAAGTCTGCAGGATCAGGAGCGCTCGATCTGAATCTTCTCGATTTCAATCCATTGAATCCATCTGAACCTATGTCTGTTTCCCCACAACTGGCTCAACTGGCCACCTGGATGGCAGGGCACTTCAACAACCTACAACAGGCGATTGCAGAGCCCGTCTGGTTTGCCAACATTCATGTGTACCAATGCCCCTTGCCTTGGTCGGTGTTGCAGGGGGTGGGGTTTTACGTGGAGCAACTGTACGACATTTATCCTGAGCAGCCTTACCGACAGCGGGTGATCCACCTCTTCGATACTCCAGATGGGATCCGGATTCAAAACTATGCTCTGACAGCTCCTGACTCCTACAGGTGCGCCGGTCGGGAGTTGTTGCTAAGCAACGCTTACGCGAAGGGGAAATTGGCCGGTCTGACAGCAGCGGAGTTGGAACTCTTGCCCGGCTGTGTCACCCAGGTGGAATGGACGGGATCCTGCTATCGGGGCCGCAGCCTGCCCGGCAAAGGCTGTATTGTTGAACGCAAAGGCAGAACCACCTATTTGTACAGCGAGTTTGAGATCGGAGCCGACTACTTTCACAGCTTGGATCAAGGTCGGGATCCGGAGACCGATCAAGTGATCTGGGGATCCCTATCCGGGCCTTTTCGGTTTGTCAAAAAACAGGATTTTTCCCAGTACCTACCGCAGTGGGCTGAAGTGCTGAACCATGAGGCTGTTGGAGCAACTGGTTGAGCAGCTGCGGGCGCTGGGGATCCCGTTCGCGTCGTCAGGACGGACTTCCCGGCGAGAGTTGGTCTGGCTAACCCTGCGGTTGGCCTGGGAAAACGCGATGCGCTACCGGCTGTTTGGCCTGGCCTCTGAAATGGCCTATAGCTCGATGTTGGCGCTGTTCCCCTTCATCCTCACGCTCCTGACCGGGGTTGGGCTGTTTGTCGGCTCCTCTGAGCAAGCCTTCGAGCGCTTGATGGAGCAGTTGAGCCAAATTGCTCCCCAAGAGGCCCTGACGCTTTTGGATCGGTATGTGCGCGAGCTCCGCTTCGGGCAGAATCGGGGGTTGTTGTCGCTCGGCTTCTTGGGCACCCTGTGGGCTGCTTCTGGAGCCATGGGGGCGGTGATGACAGCTTTGGATCTCAGCCATGAGATCCCTCAAGATAGGCGCCGTCCCTTCTGGAGACGCAAGCTGATCTCGCTGGTTTGGATGCTCGCCACCTTGGGGTTGACCGGACTGGCCAGCTTGATCTTTTTGTTCAGTGCCAGCTTTTTGCGCTTCTTGTACAGGAAAGCGGGATTCTTAGCGCAGGAAGTTGGCGGGCCGACTCAGTTGGATCCCCTGCGAGAGCTGGGGTTGAACTTGTGGGGGATCCTCACTTGGCCAATTTCCTTGGGGTTGGTCGTCTTCTCCTGCTGGGTGCTGTATCGATTTGGCCCCAGCTTGCGCCGACCCCAAATCCCGATTTGGCCGGGGGCCATCGTGGCCAGCCTACTGTGGGTTGGGGTGTCGTGGGGGTTGCGGATTTACGTGGAGCACTTTGGGCAGTTCAACCAAGTCTACGGGGCGGTGGGGGCGGTTATTGTTCTGCTGCTCTGGGTTTGGCTCACTTCCTTGGCGCTGCTGTTTGGGGATCAAATCAACATCGCCCTCTACCAGGCGCAAAAATGGATTGAAGAACGGGATCCCTAGCCCTTACTCCAAATCCGAGTCATGGATGCAGACGGAAATTCTCTCACCCACTCCTGAGCACATTGCCGTAGCGGCGGCAGCCTTGCTGCGGGGCCAGTTGGTGGCCATCCCCACGGAGACGGTTTACGGCCTGGCGGGCAATGGCTTGGATGAGCAGGCAGTGGCAAACATTTTTGCCGCCAAGGAGCGCCCCCGCTTCGATCCCCTGATCCTGCATCTGCCGGCTGGGGTGACCCTAGAGCAATTGCAGGGGTGGCTGGTGGACGTGTCGGCTTTTACTCCCGCCGCTCGCGCTCTGCTGGGATCCCTGATCGACACCTTCTGGCCGGGGCCCCTAACCTTGGTGCTGCCCAAGTGCCCCACCGTGCCGGATCTGGTAAGCAGCGGGTTGCCTACTGTTGCCCTGCGGGTGCCTGCTCACCCGGTGGCTCAAGCTTTGTTGCAGGCGGTGCAAACCCCTCTGGCTGCCCCCAGTGCCAATCGCTTTGGCCGCATCAGCCCCACCTCAGCCCAGGCCGTCTATGCAGAGTTGGGAGGGCGGATCCCTTACATCTTGGATGGGGGAGAGTGTGCTGTGGGCCTGGAGTCCACCGTGCTAAAGCTCAGCCCCGAGGGGATCCCAACGCTGCTGCGCCCAGGAGGGATCCCACTGGAAGCCCTGGAGGCCCACCTGGGGTTGCCCATCCGGTTGCCCCCAGAACAGGCCCCCAAGGATGGCACAACGGGCCCGCCAGAAGCGCCGGGACGACTGAGCAGCCACTATGCCCCCAGTAAGCCCCTCCGGCTTTTGCCCACCCCTTTTGCCCAGCTTCAGCCCGGCGATTGGCAACAGGTGCAGCACCTGACAACCGGTCATTCCCACCTGGGCATCCTCAGCTTTGCCACGGATCCGCAGGCTCTGCTGAACACCCTCTCCCGCCATTGGCCGGGGATCACTTTCAGTTTGGAGTGTTTGGGTTCGGATCCCAAGGCAGCCGCCCGCGCCCTCTTTGCCAGCCTGCGCCGACTGGATGAGGGAGATGCTACGCTCCTGCTGGCAGAGCCCCCACCCATCTCGACGGGGTTGGGCTATGCGATGATGGATCGGCTACGCCGGGCCAGCAGCCTTTCGCGTTAGCGTCGCTTAGCGATATGGAACTCTCCCCCCTCGTTGCCATCGTAATGGGTAGCGATTCCGATTTGCCCACCCTTGCACCTGCCGCCCAGGTGTGTGAGGAGTTTGGGATCCCTTACCAATTGCAGATCCTCAGCGCCCATCGCACTCCCGAGGCGATGGTAGAGTTTGCCCGCCGCGCCCATACCCAAGGGATCCGCGTCATCATTGCCGGGGCAGGGGGAGCAGCCCATTTGCCGGGGATGGTGGCGTCCCTCACCCCTCTGCCGGTGATCGGGGTGCCGGTGCTCAGCCCATCCCTGCAGGGGATCGACTCCTTATACTCGATTGTGCAAATGCCCAAAGGGATCCCGGTGGCCACGGTGGCCATTGGCAACGGCTACAACGCGGGTCTGTTGGCGGTGCAGATCCTAGCCAGTGGGGATCCCGATCTGCTCCGGCGGGTGATCGCCTATCGGGAAAGCCTAAAACAGGCGGTGCAGGAGAAAAACGACCAGTTGCAAACCCAAGGGTGGAAAGCCTACCTCGACTCTATAAAGCATAAGAGCATAATTTAAGGAGCGTTGATCTATCTTGCCGCTTGCAAAGGGCCAGATAGGGCCGAGTTTTGGGAGTTGCCATCGGTGAAGCATCAATCGGGTCGCCCTTCTTCCGGCCAGGGATCCTGGCCAGAATATCTGCAGCGGGTGGGGCGTGGGGCAGTGGAGACGGGATCCCAAGTTGCTCTGTGGATCCTATCGGGGCCGCAGTGGCGGGTTTTGGCTCTGTCGGCCTTGGCGTTGGCAGGGCTGGCCTTCTGGAATGGGCGGCTGGCGCTCTCTCTGGGGGTGGGCACCTTGGTGATGTTGGGGCTACAGGGGGTGCGCAGCCCTGAGTTCAACCGCCGCTGGCAGGAGTGGCAAGCTTGGTTTCGGCAGGCGGATCGCTGGCTTTTGCTGGCAATTGGTTCGGGAGCAGCCGCCACCTTGGGCACCTACACCCTCATCTCCATCTGGGCAGAATCCACCCAACGCTGGCTGGCCACCGGTGCCATTCTACAGGGATTGGCCACTCTAGCCTTGTTGTCGCTGCTGTTTGGGGAGTGGCTCAGGGGCCGACAAGAGCGGCAACGGTCTCAATTGGAGCGCGACCTCAGCGACATTGCTTCTCCCGATCCCTTCCGACGGCTGGCGGGCGTTCGCCGCTTGCAGAGCTTAATGTCCCACCTGGATCCCGAGCAAACCCGGCTGGCGGTGGATTATCTGCGGTTGGCCCTCGACCAAGAGACGGTAGCGGTTGTGCGGGAAGCCCTGCTGGAGGCCCTACAGGGATGGGGGATCCTGCGCCGCCTCAACGATTTGACCAATCTCAAACACCCCAGCAGGGATCCCTCTTCAAACTAAGATAACGGCTGTCTTGGTCCTCAAGGGTTTGACTGGGATGATAAATTCAGTCCCTTGGGCAATCCGCCAAATAGATTGCTCACCTCAGGTTTAGCTAAACCGCCGAGAAGCCCCGCGCTGTATGCGTAGCAACCCTGCGGGAAGCTAGCTACAGGGTCGGGAGTATGTTACGCGGCATACCCCCTTTCCATCTAGGCTCAGGCTTGTCCCTCTGCCGCCAGCCCTATTGCAAAAAGCTTGCTTGGAGCTGGCCTGCAAGGAAGGCTAGAATCTTTTACTATGGGTAATCCTCTCCAGCCGCTCCCTTAGCCGCACTGTGCCAGCATGTATACCATTTCCGACTTTGACCGCCTGATCCAGTTTCTCCCGGTGGAGATCCGCCCTGAAGTGCAGATCGAGATCGGCACCCCCGACCAGTCTCGGGTTGTGCAGCCGTTGTGGCGCTTTCCCTGGCAGAAATACTCTCGCTTCGCCATTGACCTCAGCCGTTGGCAGAAGCTGAGCCCTGACCAGCAGAAGATCTACTTCTTGCGAGAAGCGGTGATGGCCACAGAGCTGGCTTTGGGGGATAACTGGTCGGCGTTGTTGCTGTATCCCGCCTTGATCGGGGCCGGCAGCATGGGCATTTTGGTAGAGCTGCAGATGGGAGATAACCTCGGCGTTGGCTTAGCAGCAGGCTTGGCCGCGTCAGCGGTGTTTCTGTTGCGCAAAGCGGAGAAGGGCCAGAAGGCCCAGGTGGCAGCCGACGAGTTTGCCGTGCGCTATGCCTCCCAGAATGGCTACACCTCCGAGCAAGCTGCTGCTATCTTGCTGAGCGCGCTGCAGCAGGTGGCCATGCTGGAAGATCGCGTTAAAAATGACTACGACACCACCATGCGCCGCCGCAACCTGGAGTTTTTGGCGCAGCGAGGCCTGGGAGCTGGCACCCTGACCATCAACCCCAAGTACCGCAACAAGGGGCAAAGCTCCAGCCCGAATCCTTTCCAAAACCCTTTCCAGCGCTGAGGCCTCTCAAAGCTAGTTAGGGATTGACTGGGCTTATTCTTCGTCCTCTTCCAACTCTGGAAGCTCCTCAGTTGGGGTAGACTTGATCGCCTCATCTTCTACAATCACAATTTCTGTATCGGGGCTGTAATACCGACGCACATCCCACTCCGTAATCCAGCGGCGAATAATTGACCGCACAGTGGTTGTGCTGTAGAGCTCAGGAAGCTGTGGCAGCGATGGGCGTACCCAATCGGGATAAGCTTTCTGGTAGAGATCCGCTACCCTATGCCACATGGATTGAATGTCCTCGCGGGCTTCTAAGCAGGAACAGAGAGGGGTAGCTTGGCTAATAGCCTCCATGCCGGCCTTTACAACTTCCTCAGACATATGCTTCTGGAGAGCTATCTTAGGTGCTTTCTCCCAATCTCCTTTTTCTTGTAGAATGACCCTCTCGAAATCGCGGGTTACTGCTCCTACGAAAACCAGCGGAGCTTTCTTTATTTCTTCAGGCAGGGTTGTTGTACCAAACAAGTGCCCAAGAACGCGGTACGACTTGACCCGCTGAAGAAGACTGTACTGGGCAATAAGCTCAATCTCATCCACCAAAACCACCAAGCCCCCAAACCCTATGGCCCGACATAGCTGGGCACAGAAGGCCAGGCGCTGCCAGTGTAGGCTTTCTGCAGGGGGTAGCTTGCCAATGGGATAAGCACCTGCCAAGCCGTGATCCCGTAGGCTTCGCCTTACCTCTGAGGACTTCAGAGTGGGCTCACCAGCCCAAAAGCGGACAATGGCGTCTAGCTTCTCGTCATCGCCTCCTAACCTTTGGTACAGAGCCAAGGTGGCCGGCCACCAGCCTGACCCAAACTGCCACTGGTTAACCCAAAGCTGGAACTTCTGGAAAGAAGGCGAGAAAGAAGGCGAGGAGTCCTGTAGCCGGGCTGCCATGCCTTGGATCCCACGCTCAACCATGTCAGGGAGCTCGACCTGGGCAAGGAGGCGGGGAATCAGGCGATTGGGGTTACCGAGGGGCAACTCTTTGGAGACGACAACTAGGGAGGTGGCAAAATTATTCTTCCTTGCTCGCTCCTGCAGGGTTAGTAGAAGATGGGACTTGCCTGTCCCAAAATCCCCCTTTATCAGCATTCCTGCAGGGCCTGAACTAGCACCCTTGCACAGCTCTTGAAAACCCTCCTCAATCTGAGACTGCCAAGAGCCAAGTTCTGCAACTGCGAACCGGTTAGGAACGCCATTTCGTAGGGCTTCAATGGCCCGCCTAGCTGCAATCGCTACATTCATAGAAGCTGCACCATAGCTGTGCATGGATTAGGCTTTTGAAGAGAAGAAACCTCATTCTCAATTCGAGTTTGCAAAGCTCGATATCTATGATAAGACAGACGCTCAGATTCAATAAACTCTGGAGGAGCTAAGAAAATTAACACAGTTTTTTCTAGTTCACTCTCCGCATCGATAAACTCACGCAAAGTCTCGTAGAGCTCAAGGATTTGTCGACTGGTAAAGTTAGGGCGTCCACTGGGGGTCCGCTCGTAGTAGTGAAGCAAGCTGACAAGGACTGCTACTAAGCCGGATCGTCGTGTAAATAGTCTTAAGAAAGAAAGTAGAATCCCTCGAGCATTTGTCCTGTCAATCTTTCGAAAAATAGCCGCTTCACGCACCCGGCTGATAGAGCTCAGCGTACCTTTAAGCCACTCTTGAATTGCAGAGCATAGACCTTCCAGAGTGCCTGGGCTTTGAAGGGGTTCGTAGACAAGTCGGACTATGGCTTTGCGAAAGTCAAGGGCTAGTGAGTAATCCAGAAAAATACCTCTCTTAATTTCCCGCTGAAACTCTAGTTTGATCTCACGGGCTTCAATCTGATAGAATTCGGCCAACTGCTCTAAAGTGCAGTCCTGCAGATCTAGCCTGGGAGGGTATCCAATTTTTTGGAGAATGTTGAAGCGCAGATCTTTGGCAAAAGTCTCCCAATCTACTCTCTGAGCAAGGGCAAACCAAAGCTGTTCGACTGAATGCAGCTTTAAGCACTCCTCTGTCAAATCAAAAATATGAAAGGAATACTGGTTAAGCTTTTCCAGCAGCGCTTTCCGCACCCAAGAGTAGGAATCTTTCGGAACAACGGCCAGCTTGACAGTGGCACCACCTTCAGGGATAAAAGAACGCAAGTAGTCTTCTTCCAGACAGCGCAGCCACAAATCAGGCTCTAGCCGACCCTGGCCCTCTTCGCTCATAGCTTCTCAAACTCCAAAAGATAGTAGGCGTGCTCCACCCCAGCTTCGTCTCGAATGCGGTAGTAGCGACCCGAGCGCGTGCCTGTAGACGCGGAGAAGATCAAGCGGTAGCCCTCCACATGGTTGGTGCCATTTCGATCCAAGAGGTAAAGATGCCGCGTAAACTCCACTTCGGTGTAGTCTGGGTTGTTGAGGTGGAGCACCTCGAAGACATCGCGAGCAGGTACTTGAAGAGAACGAGGCAGCTCTGCGCTTGACTTTCTCAAGTAACCCGCTGCAATTTTTGCCGCTTTCCAGATGCGTTCAAGAACTACCTCTGGATTAGTTTCTTTCCCTTTGGTCATTCTTGCTCGGAGAATCTTCTCTGCAATGGCACTGGGCCGTTGAGAGCGTAGAAGCTTGCGATCTATGCGCACTCCCTCCCTGGAAAAGCGCACTAAGGCGGGGAAAGCTACAAAGACATGGGGGCTTTCCGTAGGCAGCCAAGGCTGGCCGACTCGTTCTCCTACCTCGCTAGCAAGTTCTTCAAGAGAAGTTCTCTCCAAAACCTGCTGGGTTTGTTCAAGGGCTTGTCTTACCGTCTCCACCTGGGAAAGAGCCTCGCTGAGGACAGAGCTACAGCCTTGTAGCTGGCGGCTCAGGGCTGGAACTTGCCCTCCTTTACAAGCGACTTGGGCTTTCCCTGCGGTCTCCTTTGCTTTCTTAGTCAGGGCAAATAGCTTGCCTAGCTCGTCGTCAAGAGTCTTGAAGAGGGCTTCAATCATTAGTTTTTGGGCCTTTTCTTCGAGAAATCTAGCATCACCAAGAGTTTGGGTGCAAGGCCTTCCCACCTCCGGCTCTTCAAGGCATACGCAGTTCCCCTTCCACCTCAAGGCGGGTGTAAGGGCCAATGGAGAGGAAGCGCTCCCCTAGCATTTCAGCAGCAGCAGGCTGAATCCAGCCCATACGCTGCAGCAGGTGCAAAGCCAGGGCATACTTGGCCCGGGCGGCTCCATCCTGGACCTTGATGGCCAGGCCCATGCCTTCCCCCACCCGGCCAATGCACTGGATCCCTTCAGCACCCGATTTGCTCACCAGATCCCCTTGAGTGGCCCGCATCAATTCCGTGTCGAAACACCCCTGTCCAGCCACCATCTCCGGGTGATGGGTCATGGCCCGTGCTACCGATTCCAAGTCGGGCCGCTCGCCGGCGGTCAGTTGGGCGAATAGAGAAGCCAGGTGGTTCAGTTGCAATTGGTAGGTGGGCACCCCACAGTCATCCCGCGCAAACAAAAACTCCTCCGAGGGCATTTGCAGCAAATCCGCCAACTTGGCCCGCACCAGCGCTTGCACCGGATGCTGCCGCTGGGCATAGTCCGACAAGGTCCAGTTTTGGGCGCGGCTGGCCACGAGCATGCCAGCATGTTTGCCGGAGCAGTTGTGGCACAGGGGGCTGGGCTTGCCGGGTGGGGTGGGGCAGACCAGCAAATCGGGAGACAGATCGGCCCGCCACAGTATGCTGAACACCTGCCGCGCATGAGCCGTGGTGCCCTGATGGGATCCGCACATGATGGCAATATCTTTCTCGCTGAGGCGGTAGCGCTCGCGGATGCCGGTGGAGAGCATGGCCAGTGCTTGGAAAGGTTTGAGGGCAGAACGGGCAAAAACAGGGGTGGTGCTGTTGCCGGCCATGGCCAGAGAACGCCCGCGGCTATCGGCCACGACAGCTTGGCAATGATGGATAGATTCGGTCAACCCCTCCCGCAAGACATGGATTAAGAGTTCAGG
Proteins encoded in this region:
- a CDS encoding YihY/virulence factor BrkB family protein, with product MRLLEQLVEQLRALGIPFASSGRTSRRELVWLTLRLAWENAMRYRLFGLASEMAYSSMLALFPFILTLLTGVGLFVGSSEQAFERLMEQLSQIAPQEALTLLDRYVRELRFGQNRGLLSLGFLGTLWAASGAMGAVMTALDLSHEIPQDRRRPFWRRKLISLVWMLATLGLTGLASLIFLFSASFLRFLYRKAGFLAQEVGGPTQLDPLRELGLNLWGILTWPISLGLVVFSCWVLYRFGPSLRRPQIPIWPGAIVASLLWVGVSWGLRIYVEHFGQFNQVYGAVGAVIVLLLWVWLTSLALLFGDQINIALYQAQKWIEERDP
- a CDS encoding rhodanese-like domain-containing protein, which translates into the protein MAPQHSPAFLALVNEAKSRIQELTVEQVRQKQLQGDPFYFVDVREESEWQAGHAAGAIHLSKGIIERDIERVIPDKEAEIVLYCGGGFRSALAADNLQKMGYRRVISMDGGMRAWREAGFPEER
- a CDS encoding chromophore lyase CpcT/CpeT, translated to MSVSPQLAQLATWMAGHFNNLQQAIAEPVWFANIHVYQCPLPWSVLQGVGFYVEQLYDIYPEQPYRQRVIHLFDTPDGIRIQNYALTAPDSYRCAGRELLLSNAYAKGKLAGLTAAELELLPGCVTQVEWTGSCYRGRSLPGKGCIVERKGRTTYLYSEFEIGADYFHSLDQGRDPETDQVIWGSLSGPFRFVKKQDFSQYLPQWAEVLNHEAVGATG
- the rlmN gene encoding 23S rRNA (adenine(2503)-C(2))-methyltransferase RlmN produces the protein MSALPIPLLGQSLSALKDWAVAQGQPAYRGQQLHAWIYQKGIRSLEQVTVFPRAWREAVQSYPVGRSRIVQRTEARDGTVKFLLGLADGQLIETVGIPTAKRLTVCVSSQVGCPMACDFCATGKMGYRRNLELHEILDQVLTVQEDFGRRVSHVVFMGMGEPLLNRDTVVQAIRSLNQDIGIGQRHITLSTVGVPRQIAWLAQQDLQVTLAVSLHAPNQDLRQRLIPSASHYPLDTLIQDCRDYMLRTGRRVSFEYTLLSGVNDLPIHARQLAQLLQQASRSGVQLHVNLIPYNPISEADYQRPHPTRVREFVRQLEQHQVRATVRQTRGLDGNAACGQLRGSFLRSLPGDL
- a CDS encoding aminopeptidase P family protein; amino-acid sequence: MLQTLPRLDVAARLQQLRQLLREQDLDGFWVPSADEHLNEYLPEHRKRRQWITGFTGSVGDALITRDRAWLWVDPRYHEQAEREVDPNLLTVIKGGLPNQPSLMEIVEELGSGFRLGVDPFTVAVATYRQLQAHAQAGGVLLIPVMENLVDKLAQGSAPVAPFDRPIDSVPTHLSGATPAEKLAQVRQEMRRKRVGLLPLTKLDQVAWLFNLRGSDIPYNPVFWAYALVSLDRAALFTDLERLSPPSRQFLAEAGVELWPYETYSQQLPQWAKSYAPVGLDPKQTTQGTQELLQDASCRELEHPVEALKAVKNPTELEQMRRANRKASRAKIRTLAWIDRQIQQGIPISEADVAAIMEAHYREEGEWVGLSFNTIAGAGANSSIIHYSTPDPQKLLQPGELFLLDSGSHYLGGTTDDTRTVWIGPQPADPLCKRRYTEVLKAHIQCARQIFPPDTYGVSLDGIARSTLWQAGLDYGHGTGHGVGAFLNVHEGPNGIHRRASTPLKVGMINSIEPGYYQPGWGGIRLENLYEVIAIPEPEGWMGFRSLTWIPFDGRLIDWELLNEAQRAWLDEYHRQVYVMHYATLPEQDAAWLRRACGLS